The Polyangium mundeleinium genome contains the following window.
CGCGTGATCACGCGCCTCGACCGTGCGGGCCTTGCTCAGGCCGCGTGGCGCGCCCGTTGCTGGGAGCGCGAGGCGATGATCGAAGATCCTCACAAATCGGAAATGGGCGGCGCCCACCTGAACGGTCACGCGAGCGGGGCGGCGCGGATGGTTCGTCAGGTGAAACGGGCCGACGACAAGCTGGTCGCCTTCGTCGAGGAGCGGCCGCTCGTCGCGCTCGGCGTGGCGCTCGCGTTCGGGTACGTGCTCGGCCGCGTGATGACGCGTCAGGGATGAGAACGGAGGGGTTCATGGTTGGGGAGAGACAAGCGGGGCAGGGCAGCACGACAGAACAAGGGGCGGACCGTGGTCCCCTCGCAGCGCTCGGCGGAGTCGATCCGAACGAGGTGCTCACGATGGTGAGCGACGTGGCGCGGGCGAACCCGCATGCGGCGCTCGCCGGCGCGGTCGCGGTGGGCTTTTTGCTCGGCGGCGGGCTGACGCCGCGGCTGCTCGGCGCGGCGGCGCTCTTCACGGCGCGACGTTACTTCCGCGCGACGGTGGAGGAGACGCTGGCAGGGCTCGAGCACGGGCTGGCCGAGCGGATGGGCAACGCAGGCGCGCGCTGAGCGCCCGGAGGACGGCGAGGGAGAAGGCCGGGCTCAGGGCTCGGCCTCCTGCCGCCTCACGAAACTCGCGCCGCGCGCCTCGAGGAGGCGCTCGACGGCGCCTGCCGCCGCAGACGAGGCGCGGACCGCGACGAGCGAGCCGCCCATGCCGACGGCATCATCGAGCAAGCGCGCCTCGAACTCCGGGTGACGCGCCCCCAAGAGCCCGCCCACCGCCACGCCGATCGCGCCGATGACGCCGGCGCCCGCAGCCGCCGCGACAACGGGGCCCGCGAAGACGGAGCCAGTCGCGGGCACGACGAGCGAGCCCGCGGCGCCGAGCGCGCCCACGATCGCGCCAAGCAGTCCGCCCATCGCAGCGCCGATCGCGGCGCCCTCGGAGGCCTTGCTGCCGAGGTGAAGGCCGAGGTCGCCTCGATGGCCGACGTGCTTGGGGATGACGCTGACGTCGCCGGGCAGGACGCCGAGCTCGGCGAGCGAGGCGAGCGCGCCATCTGCCTGCGCGCGTTCGAAAAAGAAAGCGATGAGGATCTCGTGTTTCATGATGCCGGGACTTTCGCGCGGACGAACCGCGCAGGAGCTTCGAGGCCCCAAAGCGTGCAAACCGTGCACGCAGCGCGTACACGGTTCGCACGTGAGGTGTGTGTGGAGCGCGCCACGAAAGCTGGCGCGCGCCTCGGCGCTAACGGCTCTGGCCCACCTCGTTCGATGTGGCGAACGAGCGCTCGCGGATCTGGTTCGCGGCTGACTCGAGCTCGCCCCGGACGCGCCCGGCGGCGAAGCGCGCGCGGTCTTTGACCCGATCGGCGCCCTGGCGGAGCCGCTCCCGGGTCTCTTCGCCCGTGCGCGGCGCGTAGAGCAGGCCGATGCCCACGCCGAGGGCCACGCCGACGCCGACCCCGATCGAGGCTGGCACAAGCCAGCTCGCCGTGGTCTTGCGCTCGTAAGGGAACGACTCCGACAAACGCTGGAGGAAACCGTAGTTCTTCATCGTTCAGGCTCTCCGTCGGGGATGGATCGGAGCCTCACGTGGGGCCGGGAGCGGGAGGTCGCTGCGGGCGACCTGGAGCTCCGAGCGGGAAACGAACCACGTAAACGCTCGATCGAATCCGCGCGGGAGGGCCAGGCAGCACGCATGCCACGGCGGGAGCGGGCAGGGGGAGCGCACACGGCGCCGCGGGGATGTCCGCGGCGCCGTGCGAGGGGAGGATGCGAGAAGGCGGGGAGCTATTTGCAGAAGCCGTCGATGCAGATCTTGCCCGACGCGCAGGCGAGCCCGGCCGTGGGATCGCACTCATTGCCGAGGTTGTCGTTCGAGCCGCAGACCTGGTGGTCGCCGGACATCGTCGAGACGGGCTTGCAGACGTCGAACGACGGCAGGTTGTTGCAGGCGTTGTCGTTCGGCGGGGCGCACGAGATGTAGCAGGCGTGGTGCAGGCAGATGGAGCCCACGGCGCAGGCGTCCTGCACGCCATCCTGGTTGCAGTAGAACGCGGCCGTCTGGTTCGGGATGCAGCCGTTCTCCACCCAGACGTCGCCCGGCGGGCACATGCCCATCTGGCTGCGCGGGACGCACGCGCCGTCGACGCAGACCTCATCGGCCGAGCCGCAGTCGTTCGTGATGGTGCAGGGCTTGGCCGGCACGGTGCAGACGCCGACGGGGTCGCAGGTGTACCCGCCGTCGCAGTCGGCGTTGTCGTTGCACGCCGGGGTGCATTTGCCGTCGACGCACTTGTTGTTCGCCGGGCACTGGGTCTGGTCCGTGCACTGATCCGCGGGCGCGGTGCACACGCCGCTGACGCAGGCGTAGCCGGCGCCGAGCGCGCTGCAGTCGGCGTCCGTGCCGCACGCCGCGGGGTTCTGCGGGACGCACTGCGAAGCCTCGCAAGCGTAGCCGTAGATGCAGCCGACGGTGTCGCAGGTGCCCGGCTGGCAGGTGCCGTCGGGCGCGCAGGTCTCGCCCATGGGGCAGTCGTCGGGGTTGCCGCACCAGGTGACCGAGCCGCCGGAGCCACCGGAGCCGCCCACGCCTCCCGTGCCGCCGGTCCCGCCCGTGCCGCCTGTGCCGCCTGTGCCGCCTGTGCCACCTGTGCCGCCAGGCTGGCAGCTCGCCTGCATGCCTTCGATCACGCACTCGAAGTCCGAGGTGCATCCCCAGACCGTGCAGTCGCCCGTGTGGCACTGGTTGTCCCGGCCGCACGTCTCGTTCACGCCGCAGTCACCGGAGTCGTTGCAGCCGTCTGGATTCGAGCAGTCCCCGGAGGGGCACGGTCCCTCGTTCCAACCGCCGTCGTCGTCGTAGATGGGACAGCCAGCGAGCAACGTCGCCATCATGCCGATGAAGCCCAGCAGAGAAAGTCGCTTCATACCGTCTCCCAATAAGCATCGACCACGCCGCGAAGCAGGTCCTCCCGGGCCTTGACGAAGGCCTGGGCAGCAGGAGGAGCCTAGCAAGCAGCATGCCCTGTACAAGGCCGCGGTTCGCGCCGGGTAAGGCCGCGGATCGCGCCGGGTTTTGTCGCGCCGATCCGCCTCGGAGAGAGGTGGGCGGGCGCGGCGCGTGGGGTCGGACCGTGAAAGGGCGTTCACGATCGGCTGTGGCATCCAGGATCCGGCGGGCCGAGCGCGTAGGATCCACGGGCCTCGCGTGTCGAACAGTGGAGCACGACAGGGCAAGCGCGGTAGAAGTAGGGAGCCTGATGCGCCGCAGCGCTGGCCTTTGCGGCCGTTGCGTCCCGGTGCACAAAGAGGAAAGCTGCCAAGTTCCCCATGGAAGTCACCTGCGAGCGCTGCGGCACGGTGTACGACTTCGACGACGCTCTCGTCTCCGAGCGCGGCACCTCCGTGAAGTGCACGACCTGCGGGCACCAGTTCAAGGTGCGTCGCGCATCCGTGGGGACGGTCCCCGACACGTGGGTCGTACGCACCGTCGACGGGCGCGAGATCGAGTTCTCCGCCCTGCGCGAGCTCCAGGGCGCGATCCACGACGGGAAGGTGACCCGCGACGACGTGCTTTCCCGTGGCAACAGCCGGCCGCGCAGGCTCGGGTCGATCGCCGAGCTCGATCCGTTCTTCAACCGCATCGGCATGACGGTGCCCGGCACCGGGACGACGACGCCGCCGCCGCCGGCCGCGCGGACCCGAACGAGGACGCCCGCAGGCCTCGGGGGCGGGACGGCGCAGCCCCCGCGGCAAGAAGGATCGGTCGTGTTCGCGTTGCCCGGACGCCAGCAGCAGGCCCAAGCGGCTGCGGCGCCGCCCATGGCGATGGGCGGTGCGCTGCTCGGGCGTCGGCCGGCATCGGTGCGCCCGCCCGCGGCGGCCGGGGCCGACAAGGGCTCGGACATGCCGGCCCTCGCGGCGCCGCGTGTGCCGGGCGGGCTCGAAGAGCTGAACACGATGGACGTCGTGGAGGCGCCCATCTCGACGCGGAACAACGGTGGCTTCGGGTCGCCGCCGCCGATGCGCGCGCAGGCCGGTTCGTCGCCGGACGAGCGGGGAGGGACGGTGGAGCGGATCAGCGCGCTTCCGCCGCCTCCGCCGCCGCCGCGCAAGCCCGCGGGTTCGTCACCGATGTTCCCGCCGCCGCCGTCGGAAGGGCCGCCCTTGCCGCGAAAAACCGCGTCGTCGTCGCCGATGTTTCCGTCGCCGGAGCCTCCGCCGCCGCCCCGAAAGGCCGCGGCGTCCGCGCCGATGTTCCCGCCGCCGGAGGCCCCGTCGCCGCCGCGAAAGGCCACGCCCGAGCCGCCGAACGTGCAGGAAGCGGGGCCTTCGAGCGGCGACGATCCGACGCTCATGATGGAGCGGCCGCCGACGAGCGAAGGGCCGACGCTGATGATGGATCGTCCGCCGGCGCTCACGGCGGGCAAGGCGACGCCCGCGCCGCCGCGGGCCGAGGCAGCGAAGCCGATCTCCTCGAAGTCGCCGCCGGCGACGCCGCCGTCGAGCGGGCCGACGTCATTGCCGCCGTCGTCGGCGCTGCTGAACAGCGACGATGTGCTCTCGGTCTCGGGCGTGCCGCCGCGTCGTCCGCATGCAGCGCGCTGGATCGTGGGGGTTTTGCTGCTCGGCGCGGGCGCGCTCGGCGCGGTG
Protein-coding sequences here:
- a CDS encoding YtxH domain-containing protein encodes the protein MKNYGFLQRLSESFPYERKTTASWLVPASIGVGVGVALGVGIGLLYAPRTGEETRERLRQGADRVKDRARFAAGRVRGELESAANQIRERSFATSNEVGQSR
- a CDS encoding zinc-ribbon domain-containing protein → MEVTCERCGTVYDFDDALVSERGTSVKCTTCGHQFKVRRASVGTVPDTWVVRTVDGREIEFSALRELQGAIHDGKVTRDDVLSRGNSRPRRLGSIAELDPFFNRIGMTVPGTGTTTPPPPAARTRTRTPAGLGGGTAQPPRQEGSVVFALPGRQQQAQAAAAPPMAMGGALLGRRPASVRPPAAAGADKGSDMPALAAPRVPGGLEELNTMDVVEAPISTRNNGGFGSPPPMRAQAGSSPDERGGTVERISALPPPPPPPRKPAGSSPMFPPPPSEGPPLPRKTASSSPMFPSPEPPPPPRKAAASAPMFPPPEAPSPPRKATPEPPNVQEAGPSSGDDPTLMMERPPTSEGPTLMMDRPPALTAGKATPAPPRAEAAKPISSKSPPATPPSSGPTSLPPSSALLNSDDVLSVSGVPPRRPHAARWIVGVLLLGAGALGAVMVGREYLPKGSGASASTPGDARLGALLDQGDRDLRDGDLDAANESYVKASAIADADVRVAVRLARLAVVRADVAWLKVRLLGASDPDLPNARRELDLVVGRAKQAADRAQSIAAADADVARCRIDALRLAGDVDGARKLVATLPKSTPQASDELLFATLDLAEAAPVWATVIERLRAAARDEQNLGRARSMLIYALARSGDTAGAKVELDRLAAMPRPHPLVASLRAFVASAEGAKKPEVEAASLKVEAGDDALKSAIEAIQKGELDKAEPLLKELAEKTPKDTKVLKAQGDLAQKKRDRAAAIRFYEQAVAADNTNLDAVAALADLRWENGERMTASTLYRKIIEKGGDANPHTKRAKERLAKFADSWEP